One Halovivax ruber XH-70 genomic region harbors:
- the nth gene encoding endonuclease III → MGTPRETRDDQTVEVIDRLEAEYPDSTISLRYSNRLELLIAVILSAQCTDERVNAETEHLFETYQSPEDYANAPQEELAEALNSINFYNNKAGYIREACELIVEEHDGEVPDTMDELTELPGVGRKTANVVLQHGHDVVEGIVVDTHVQRLTRRLGITEEERPEAIEQDLLDIVPEGYWVQFTHLLIDHGRATCTARNPDCESCVLADICPSEKGDGDIDLASGDPW, encoded by the coding sequence ATGGGCACGCCACGCGAGACTCGCGACGACCAGACGGTCGAGGTCATCGATCGGCTGGAGGCCGAGTATCCCGACTCGACGATTTCGCTTCGCTACTCGAACCGGCTGGAACTGCTGATCGCCGTGATCCTCTCCGCGCAGTGTACCGACGAGCGGGTCAACGCGGAGACCGAACACCTCTTCGAGACCTACCAGTCCCCCGAGGACTACGCGAATGCCCCACAGGAGGAACTCGCGGAGGCGCTCAACTCGATCAACTTCTACAACAACAAGGCGGGGTACATCCGGGAGGCCTGCGAACTCATCGTCGAGGAACACGATGGCGAGGTCCCCGACACGATGGACGAGTTGACCGAGCTGCCCGGTGTCGGCCGCAAGACGGCGAACGTCGTCCTTCAGCACGGCCACGACGTCGTGGAGGGCATCGTCGTCGACACGCACGTCCAGCGCCTGACCCGACGGCTCGGGATCACCGAGGAGGAGCGACCGGAGGCCATCGAACAGGACCTGCTCGATATCGTCCCCGAAGGCTACTGGGTGCAGTTCACGCACCTGCTGATCGACCACGGGCGAGCGACCTGTACGGCACGCAATCCCGACTGCGAGTCGTGCGTGCTGGCGGACATCTGTCCGTCGGAGAAGGGTGACGGCGACATCGATCTCGCTTCAGGTGACCCCTGGTAG
- a CDS encoding MOSC domain-containing protein translates to MATLDRLRVYPVKALDGIDVESSAFTAGGTLAHDREFALSDDEGAVINGKRTAAVHTLETSFDPDSYTLTVETPDGTRRRFDLDAESDRRDAASWFGEYFDCDVTIERDRSLGYVDRRSMGPSVISTATIETVADWFADLSVESVRRRLRANVEIGGVDPFWEDRFVGADAPAFEIDGVRFEGVTPCGRCIVPARDPDSGEETPEFRERFARKRRETFPDWADESAFDHFYSLMTITRVPEADRSGTLRVGDEVTFVE, encoded by the coding sequence ATGGCCACGCTCGACCGCCTGCGCGTCTACCCGGTGAAAGCGCTCGATGGGATCGACGTCGAGTCGTCGGCGTTCACCGCCGGTGGGACCCTTGCCCACGACCGTGAGTTCGCGCTGTCCGACGACGAGGGCGCAGTGATAAACGGCAAGCGGACGGCCGCCGTCCACACCCTCGAGACGTCGTTCGATCCGGATTCGTACACGCTCACCGTCGAGACGCCGGACGGGACGCGACGGCGATTCGACCTCGACGCCGAATCGGATCGACGGGATGCGGCGTCGTGGTTCGGCGAGTACTTCGACTGCGACGTGACCATCGAACGCGACCGCTCGCTCGGCTACGTCGACCGGCGGTCGATGGGCCCGTCGGTGATCAGTACGGCGACGATCGAGACCGTCGCGGACTGGTTCGCGGACCTCTCCGTCGAGAGCGTCCGACGGCGACTCCGAGCGAACGTCGAGATCGGCGGCGTCGATCCCTTCTGGGAGGATCGATTCGTCGGCGCGGACGCACCCGCCTTCGAGATCGACGGCGTGCGGTTCGAAGGCGTGACGCCGTGCGGTCGCTGTATCGTCCCGGCGAGAGACCCGGACTCTGGCGAGGAGACGCCCGAGTTCCGCGAGCGGTTCGCCCGCAAACGCCGAGAGACGTTCCCCGACTGGGCGGACGAGAGCGCGTTCGATCACTTCTACAGCCTGATGACGATCACACGCGTTCCCGAGGCGGATCGCTCCGGGACGCTCCGTGTCGGTGACGAGGTCACGTTCGTCGAGTAG
- a CDS encoding ABC transporter ATP-binding protein, with protein sequence MTNADTAIDSADRAAVETVPSGDRTGSDGESTSSESAPPASSSTDPIVEARGLTKTYGSGDDAVTAVDDVDLAIERGTVVGILGPNGAGKTTTIKLLLGLILPDAGEALIDGVDVIDSPRVGYRAVGAMLEGARNVYWRLTVRENVRYFARLGDRPADPDRIDALIEQVGLAEKADTTVNELSRGMKQKTSLACTLVRETPVVFLDEPTLGLDVESSLDLRRELRTLVDEEERTVILSSHDMDVIEAVCDRVVIMNEGRVVADETIDDLLSVFRTQSYRVRLDGTLTAETKATLESTVNATDWVEQGETTQFDAPAVQGDAFHEMLATIRTSQAAFRSVDLLEPDLEEIFLDVTDSEDDE encoded by the coding sequence ATGACCAACGCGGACACGGCCATCGACTCGGCCGACCGAGCGGCCGTGGAGACGGTCCCTTCGGGTGACCGAACCGGTAGCGACGGCGAATCGACATCTTCGGAGTCGGCGCCACCGGCGTCCTCCTCGACCGACCCCATCGTCGAGGCTCGCGGACTCACGAAAACGTACGGCAGCGGCGACGACGCGGTCACGGCAGTCGACGACGTCGACCTCGCGATCGAGCGGGGGACGGTCGTCGGCATCCTCGGACCGAACGGGGCGGGCAAGACCACGACGATCAAACTCCTGCTCGGGTTGATCCTGCCGGACGCTGGCGAGGCGCTGATCGATGGTGTCGACGTTATCGACTCGCCCAGAGTGGGCTATCGTGCGGTCGGCGCAATGTTAGAGGGCGCACGCAACGTCTACTGGCGTCTCACCGTCAGAGAGAACGTCCGGTACTTCGCACGACTCGGTGATCGGCCGGCCGATCCGGACAGAATCGACGCGCTGATCGAGCAGGTCGGCCTGGCCGAGAAGGCCGACACCACGGTCAACGAACTCTCCCGAGGGATGAAACAGAAGACCTCGCTGGCGTGTACGCTCGTCCGGGAGACGCCAGTGGTTTTTCTCGACGAGCCGACGCTCGGACTCGACGTCGAGAGTTCGCTCGATCTGCGTCGTGAACTCCGGACGCTCGTCGACGAGGAAGAGCGAACCGTGATCCTCTCGAGCCACGACATGGACGTCATCGAGGCCGTCTGCGACCGCGTCGTGATCATGAACGAGGGCCGCGTCGTGGCCGACGAGACGATCGACGACCTCCTCTCGGTGTTCCGAACGCAGTCCTACCGCGTCCGTCTCGACGGGACGCTCACCGCCGAGACGAAAGCGACGCTCGAGTCGACCGTCAACGCAACCGACTGGGTCGAACAGGGGGAGACGACGCAGTTCGACGCCCCGGCGGTCCAGGGTGACGCGTTTCACGAGATGCTGGCGACGATCCGCACGTCGCAAGCAGCGTTCCGGTCCGTGGACCTGCTGGAACCGGACCTGGAGGAGATCTTCCTCGACGTGACCGACTCGGAGGACGACGAATGA
- a CDS encoding methylmalonyl-CoA mutase family protein has translation MYDEEELSEIREAESRWESETLDPVLDRFGERKDRFASVSNLEVDRLYTPDDVADLDYDADLGFPGEEPYTRGPYPTMYRGRTWTMRQFAGFGTAEETNERFHYLIDQGQTGLSTAFDMPSLMGLDSDHRMSQGEVGKEGVAVDTLRDMEILFDGIDLDEVSTSFTINPSAPVIYAMYVALADKQGVPREEIRGTLQNDMFKEFIAQKEWTIPPEPSLDLVTDVVEFSAQETPQFHPISVSGYHIREAGSTAVQELAFTLADGFGYVEDAMDRGLDVDDFAPRLSFFFNCHNSFFEEVAKFRAARRIYARVMDEWYDAEQAESKRLKFHTQTAGQSLTAQQPLNNVVRVTIQALAGVMGGTQSLHTNSFDEALALPSEDAVRVSLRTQQIIAEESGAADIVDPLGGSFAVESLTNEVEEKAMAYIEEIKDLGDGSVRDGILQGIDDGFFLREIQEASYEYQERVEREEEVVVGVNEYTLEEDTSPDLLHVDEEATKERQLQRLEAVKDERDDEAVADSLDALREATEAGENTMPYIVDAVKAYATMGEIMDVFEAVHGAYTEQIGLA, from the coding sequence ATGTACGACGAGGAGGAGCTCTCCGAGATCCGGGAGGCCGAGTCCCGGTGGGAATCGGAGACACTGGATCCGGTACTCGACCGCTTCGGCGAACGCAAGGATCGCTTCGCGTCGGTCTCGAACCTCGAGGTCGATCGGCTCTACACGCCCGACGACGTGGCCGACCTCGACTACGACGCGGATCTGGGCTTCCCGGGCGAGGAACCCTACACGCGCGGCCCATATCCGACGATGTATCGCGGGCGCACGTGGACGATGCGGCAGTTCGCCGGTTTCGGTACCGCCGAGGAGACCAACGAGCGCTTTCACTACCTCATCGACCAGGGCCAGACCGGGCTCTCGACGGCGTTCGACATGCCCTCGCTGATGGGGCTGGACTCCGATCACCGGATGAGCCAGGGAGAGGTCGGCAAGGAAGGCGTCGCCGTCGACACCCTGCGGGACATGGAGATCCTCTTCGATGGGATCGACCTGGACGAGGTCTCGACGAGTTTCACGATCAACCCCTCCGCACCAGTCATCTACGCGATGTACGTCGCCCTGGCCGACAAACAGGGCGTTCCCCGCGAGGAGATCCGCGGCACCCTCCAGAACGACATGTTCAAGGAGTTCATCGCCCAGAAGGAGTGGACCATCCCCCCGGAGCCCTCACTCGATCTCGTCACCGACGTCGTCGAGTTCAGCGCCCAGGAGACGCCACAGTTCCACCCGATCTCGGTCTCGGGCTATCACATCCGCGAGGCCGGTTCGACCGCGGTGCAGGAACTGGCCTTCACGCTCGCGGACGGCTTCGGCTACGTCGAAGACGCGATGGACCGCGGGCTCGACGTGGACGACTTCGCCCCGCGCCTGTCTTTCTTTTTCAACTGCCACAACTCCTTCTTCGAGGAGGTCGCGAAGTTCCGCGCCGCCCGGCGCATCTACGCCCGCGTGATGGACGAGTGGTACGACGCCGAGCAGGCGGAGTCGAAACGGCTGAAATTCCACACCCAGACCGCCGGCCAGTCGCTGACCGCCCAGCAGCCGCTCAACAACGTCGTCCGCGTGACGATCCAGGCGCTCGCGGGTGTCATGGGTGGCACACAGAGCCTCCACACCAACAGCTTCGACGAGGCGCTGGCACTCCCGAGCGAGGACGCCGTCCGCGTCTCGCTGCGCACCCAGCAGATCATCGCCGAGGAGTCCGGCGCCGCGGACATCGTCGACCCGCTCGGCGGCTCGTTCGCCGTCGAGAGTCTGACGAACGAGGTCGAGGAGAAGGCGATGGCCTACATCGAGGAGATCAAAGACCTCGGCGACGGCTCCGTTCGTGACGGCATCCTGCAGGGCATCGACGACGGGTTCTTCCTCCGAGAGATCCAGGAAGCCTCCTACGAGTACCAGGAACGCGTCGAACGCGAGGAGGAGGTCGTCGTCGGTGTCAACGAGTACACCCTGGAGGAAGACACCAGTCCGGACCTGCTCCACGTCGACGAGGAAGCCACGAAGGAACGCCAGCTCCAGCGCCTGGAAGCGGTCAAGGACGAACGCGACGACGAGGCCGTCGCGGACTCGCTCGATGCCCTCCGTGAGGCCACCGAGGCCGGCGAGAACACGATGCCCTACATCGTCGACGCCGTGAAGGCCTACGCAACGATGGGCGAGATCATGGACGTCTTCGAAGCCGTCCACGGCGCCTACACCGAACAGATCGGCCTGGCGTGA
- a CDS encoding NAD(+)/NADH kinase: MDPLEGTAESLTVNLVGTAVDAIPGLQGVGAELGIEFRHGGELDLEATDPSLVLCDGNDGLRSIARRELDAPILPIEPPRTTSDSTDATVEWDSDHTPPFGVAPAETADAIRTLFEIGGDTRRLATLSIETDTTSELAVRDLALVTTEPGAIATFTATSRGDPITEVRADGLVVATPAGSRGFAHAAGGPTLEWELDAVTVVALSPFTTDIAPWVGSPDGLELSIASDGPDAQLQCDGHVRRTIPAGSTMAIAPGPDLSIVTPADLD, translated from the coding sequence ATGGATCCACTCGAGGGAACCGCAGAATCCCTCACCGTCAATCTCGTCGGGACGGCGGTCGACGCGATCCCGGGCCTCCAGGGAGTCGGCGCGGAGCTGGGGATCGAATTCCGTCACGGTGGCGAACTCGATCTCGAGGCGACGGACCCGTCACTCGTCCTCTGTGACGGCAACGACGGGCTTCGATCGATCGCCCGTCGTGAACTCGACGCGCCAATCCTCCCCATCGAACCACCACGAACGACGTCGGACTCGACCGACGCCACTGTCGAGTGGGATAGCGACCACACCCCGCCGTTCGGCGTCGCTCCGGCGGAAACGGCCGACGCCATTCGGACGCTGTTCGAGATTGGCGGCGACACCCGCCGACTCGCGACGCTCTCGATCGAGACCGACACGACGTCGGAGCTCGCCGTGCGCGACCTTGCCCTCGTCACCACCGAGCCGGGCGCGATCGCGACGTTCACCGCCACGTCCCGCGGCGATCCGATCACCGAAGTTCGCGCCGACGGCCTCGTCGTGGCTACGCCAGCGGGCAGCCGCGGGTTCGCCCACGCTGCCGGCGGTCCGACCCTCGAGTGGGAACTAGACGCCGTCACCGTCGTCGCTCTGTCCCCGTTTACCACCGATATCGCCCCGTGGGTCGGCTCACCCGACGGGCTCGAACTGTCCATCGCGAGCGACGGCCCGGACGCCCAGCTCCAGTGTGATGGACACGTGCGTCGGACGATCCCGGCCGGATCGACGATGGCCATCGCCCCCGGACCCGACCTCTCGATCGTGACGCCGGCCGACCTGGACTAG
- a CDS encoding polyprenyl synthetase family protein, with product MQETLLEWRPAIDEAIADVLPREVDAAYLESYFGEPTFEYDPESIQRALADPIWDLLDRGGKRWRAVLFLVFVEAFGEAPEDYLPYATIPEILHNGTIIVDDVEDEAESRRGEPALHHRFGQDVALNAGNAMYFLPLKIITNNPGGLPESQRLAAYEMLMHELNRTHLGQGMDICWHNEREVRATREQYLEMCACKTGCLGRIVARLAAIVTDQSAEVERHAAEYAETVAVAFQIGDDVLDVEHSLGRAGDFGKAFGNDIREGKKTLLVLHAIEESDPADAERLADIIAAEENTDEEITEALRIIEASGSIEYAKDRARALSEEALAHVDALDIDRDAAEQLRSFAEFVVERDV from the coding sequence ATGCAAGAGACGCTTCTCGAGTGGCGGCCCGCCATCGACGAGGCCATCGCCGACGTTCTTCCCCGGGAGGTCGACGCGGCGTACCTCGAGTCGTACTTCGGCGAGCCGACCTTCGAGTACGACCCCGAGAGCATTCAACGGGCGCTCGCCGACCCGATCTGGGACTTGCTTGACCGCGGCGGTAAACGCTGGCGTGCCGTCCTCTTTCTGGTGTTCGTCGAGGCATTTGGCGAAGCGCCCGAGGACTACCTTCCCTACGCGACGATTCCCGAGATCTTGCACAACGGGACGATCATCGTCGACGACGTCGAGGACGAGGCGGAATCGCGGCGTGGGGAACCCGCCTTGCACCACCGTTTCGGTCAGGACGTCGCGCTCAACGCTGGCAACGCGATGTACTTTCTGCCGCTGAAGATCATCACGAACAACCCGGGAGGCCTCCCGGAGTCACAGCGTCTGGCCGCCTACGAGATGCTGATGCACGAACTCAATCGCACCCACCTCGGCCAGGGGATGGACATCTGCTGGCACAACGAACGTGAGGTCCGGGCGACTCGGGAGCAGTACCTCGAGATGTGTGCGTGCAAGACGGGCTGTCTGGGCCGCATCGTCGCCCGTCTGGCTGCCATCGTAACGGACCAGTCCGCCGAGGTCGAGCGTCACGCGGCCGAGTACGCCGAGACGGTCGCGGTCGCCTTCCAGATCGGCGACGACGTGCTCGACGTCGAGCACTCACTGGGCCGCGCGGGCGACTTCGGGAAGGCCTTCGGCAACGACATCCGTGAGGGCAAAAAGACCCTGCTCGTCCTCCACGCGATCGAGGAGAGCGACCCCGCGGACGCCGAGCGCCTGGCTGACATCATCGCCGCCGAGGAGAACACCGACGAGGAGATCACCGAGGCGCTGCGCATCATCGAGGCCTCCGGGAGCATCGAGTACGCGAAGGACCGCGCACGAGCACTCTCGGAGGAAGCACTCGCCCACGTCGACGCCCTCGACATCGATCGCGACGCGGCCGAGCAGTTGCGTTCGTTCGCCGAATTCGTCGTCGAGCGGGACGTCTAG
- a CDS encoding CBS pair associated ParBc domain-containing protein, protein MEEAWRGSKPQVGEYMTQDVATVAPEATVEEVAVRIAESDNHSGYPVCDRRRVEGFVSARDLLLADDGEPIWKVMSTNLIVAHPEMKVTDAARVILRSGIQKLPVVDDAGNLVGIISNADVIRSQIERATPEKVGKLIRTLQNIHGVNFERTRRTVPLDDLVPTQGRVYADELEGRRYELEHGLAEPLVVIDNAGATLLADGHHRVLAADRLDIDEMDAYIIETGEPLDLGMARTAQKENLSSIDDIEVVDYARHPLVETTKRLQSESE, encoded by the coding sequence ATGGAGGAGGCGTGGCGCGGGAGCAAGCCCCAGGTTGGCGAGTATATGACCCAGGACGTCGCGACGGTCGCCCCGGAGGCGACGGTCGAGGAGGTCGCGGTTCGCATCGCCGAGAGCGACAATCACAGCGGCTATCCCGTCTGCGATCGCCGGCGCGTCGAAGGGTTCGTCAGCGCACGCGATCTGTTGCTCGCCGACGACGGCGAGCCGATCTGGAAGGTGATGTCGACGAACCTCATCGTCGCCCACCCCGAGATGAAGGTGACCGACGCCGCCCGCGTGATTCTGCGCTCGGGAATCCAGAAGCTCCCGGTGGTCGACGACGCGGGCAACCTCGTCGGCATCATCTCGAACGCGGACGTGATCCGCAGCCAGATCGAGCGCGCCACGCCCGAGAAGGTCGGGAAACTCATCCGGACGCTGCAGAATATCCACGGCGTCAACTTCGAGCGCACGCGACGGACGGTCCCGCTCGACGACCTCGTCCCCACCCAGGGACGGGTCTACGCCGACGAGTTAGAGGGCCGGCGCTACGAGCTCGAACACGGCCTCGCCGAACCCCTCGTGGTCATCGACAACGCCGGCGCGACGCTGCTCGCAGACGGCCACCACCGCGTCCTCGCCGCGGATCGCCTCGATATCGACGAAATGGACGCCTACATCATCGAGACGGGCGAGCCGCTCGATCTGGGCATGGCCCGGACCGCCCAGAAGGAGAACCTGTCCTCGATCGACGACATCGAGGTCGTCGACTACGCCCGCCATCCGCTCGTCGAGACGACGAAGCGATTACAGTCCGAAAGCGAGTGA
- a CDS encoding RPA12/RPB9/RPC11 RNA polymerase family protein, with protein MQFCDECGSMMHTEGDTWVCRSCENEEPRDSQAEAAMATQDGQRDDGAPAVADATQGATETTQEPCPAADCDSDRAHSELMPKPGGSYEVRLFTCVECGHKWRES; from the coding sequence ATGCAATTCTGCGACGAGTGCGGGTCGATGATGCACACGGAGGGCGACACGTGGGTGTGTCGCTCCTGTGAGAACGAGGAGCCGCGGGACTCGCAAGCTGAAGCGGCGATGGCGACCCAGGATGGACAGCGGGACGACGGGGCACCCGCCGTGGCCGACGCGACCCAGGGCGCCACCGAGACGACGCAGGAGCCCTGTCCGGCGGCCGACTGCGACAGCGACCGGGCCCACTCCGAGCTGATGCCGAAGCCGGGCGGCTCCTACGAGGTTCGGCTGTTCACCTGTGTCGAGTGCGGCCACAAGTGGCGCGAGTCCTGA
- a CDS encoding class I SAM-dependent methyltransferase: MTRDQTGCPGETAEAAPSEAAPSPLLSDVIGSLSPGRALDVATGHGRNAISLAEHGWTVDAIDISRAMLDPARRRANERDVSVNWLLADVDDYCFPSGAYDLVTISFFDARHRLDAIRDTLSPGGVLYYEHHLVRDTEAAARVDARYRFEPGELRAAVAGLAIDHYVEELDARRVELVARNPPE, from the coding sequence GTGACTCGCGATCAGACCGGCTGCCCTGGAGAGACAGCTGAGGCGGCTCCGAGCGAGGCGGCTCCGTCACCCCTTCTCAGCGACGTGATCGGGTCGCTGTCGCCCGGCCGCGCACTCGACGTGGCGACCGGTCACGGACGCAACGCGATCTCCCTCGCCGAGCACGGGTGGACGGTCGACGCGATCGACATCTCGCGAGCGATGCTGGATCCAGCTCGACGGCGGGCGAACGAGCGGGATGTGTCGGTGAACTGGCTCCTCGCTGACGTCGACGACTACTGTTTTCCATCGGGCGCGTACGATCTGGTGACGATCAGTTTCTTCGACGCCCGCCACCGACTGGATGCGATTCGGGACACACTCTCCCCGGGCGGCGTCCTCTACTACGAGCACCACCTCGTCAGGGACACCGAAGCGGCGGCACGCGTCGACGCGCGATACCGGTTCGAACCGGGTGAGCTGCGAGCGGCGGTGGCGGGGTTGGCCATCGACCACTACGTGGAGGAACTGGATGCCCGCCGCGTCGAACTCGTCGCACGAAATCCGCCTGAGTGA
- the acs gene encoding acetate--CoA ligase has protein sequence MSDDPAVELEARLEEQESFEPPASFVEQANVSDEGIRERFAEEWPECWTEAADLLTWDETYDEVLDDSDAPHYEWFTGGSLNASANCLDRHVANGAKNRAAIKWEGELGETRTYTYGDLLNEVEAFAASLRDLGVEEDDVVTLYMPMIPELPIAMLACARIGAPHSVVFAGFSADALATRMNSAESEYLVTCDGYYRRGDALNHKEKTDNGLRGVEGDVETVVVDRLGDELTHFLGEHAHDYGELVEAHEGASVEPVSRDAEDMLFLMYTSGTTGEPKGVKHTTGGYLAYTAWTSQAVLDVKPEDTYWCAADIGWITGHSYIVYGPLALGTTTMMYEGTPDYPERDRLWKLIEKNRVDTFYTAPTAIRSFMKWGTEYPERHDLSSLRLLGTVGEPINPRAWKWYYKHIGNEKCPIVDTWWQTETGGMMVTTLPGIDTMKPGSAGPPLPGVDAQVVDANDDPVEAGEAGYLTVQKPWPGMLRTLYKNDERFIDEYWREYSDPDTDEWVYFPEDGAKLDDDGYITVLGRVDDVINVSGHRLGTMEIESAIVGVSGVAEAAVVGGTHDVKGEAVYTYVILEDGQEPTEKMRERVVEGVEDAIGPIARPEEVIFTPELPKTRSGKIMRRLLEDVASGAELGDTSTLRNPEIVAEIQAQVNED, from the coding sequence ATGAGTGACGATCCCGCGGTCGAACTCGAGGCCCGCCTCGAGGAACAGGAATCCTTCGAGCCGCCGGCGTCGTTCGTCGAGCAGGCGAACGTCAGTGACGAGGGCATCCGCGAGCGGTTCGCCGAGGAGTGGCCCGAGTGCTGGACGGAGGCGGCCGACCTCCTCACCTGGGACGAGACCTACGACGAGGTGTTAGACGACAGCGACGCGCCACACTACGAGTGGTTCACCGGCGGCTCGCTCAACGCCTCGGCCAACTGCCTCGATCGCCACGTCGCGAACGGGGCCAAGAACCGTGCGGCCATCAAGTGGGAGGGCGAACTCGGTGAGACGCGCACCTACACCTACGGCGATCTGCTGAACGAGGTCGAGGCGTTCGCCGCGAGCCTCCGGGACCTCGGCGTCGAGGAGGACGACGTGGTCACGCTCTACATGCCGATGATCCCAGAGCTGCCGATCGCGATGCTCGCCTGTGCGCGCATCGGCGCGCCGCACTCGGTCGTCTTCGCTGGCTTCTCCGCCGACGCACTCGCGACCCGGATGAATTCGGCCGAGAGCGAGTACCTCGTCACCTGCGACGGCTACTATCGCCGGGGCGACGCACTGAATCACAAGGAAAAGACGGACAACGGGCTCCGCGGGGTCGAGGGCGACGTCGAGACGGTCGTCGTCGACCGACTCGGCGACGAACTCACTCACTTCCTCGGCGAGCACGCCCACGACTACGGAGAACTCGTCGAGGCCCACGAGGGCGCGTCGGTCGAACCCGTCTCTCGGGACGCCGAGGACATGCTCTTCCTGATGTACACGTCCGGGACCACCGGCGAACCCAAGGGCGTCAAGCACACGACGGGAGGCTACCTGGCCTACACCGCCTGGACGAGTCAGGCAGTCCTCGACGTCAAGCCCGAGGACACCTACTGGTGTGCTGCGGACATCGGCTGGATCACCGGCCACTCCTACATCGTCTACGGGCCGCTCGCGCTCGGGACCACGACGATGATGTACGAGGGGACGCCTGACTATCCGGAACGCGACCGACTCTGGAAGCTGATCGAGAAAAACCGAGTCGACACCTTCTACACCGCCCCGACCGCCATCCGCTCGTTCATGAAGTGGGGCACGGAGTACCCCGAGCGCCACGACCTCTCGAGCCTCCGCCTGCTCGGCACCGTCGGCGAACCGATCAACCCGCGTGCCTGGAAGTGGTACTACAAACACATCGGGAACGAGAAGTGCCCCATCGTCGACACCTGGTGGCAGACCGAAACTGGCGGCATGATGGTCACTACCCTCCCGGGCATCGACACGATGAAACCCGGCTCCGCGGGCCCGCCGTTGCCCGGCGTCGACGCGCAAGTTGTCGACGCGAACGACGACCCGGTCGAAGCCGGTGAGGCGGGCTACCTCACCGTCCAGAAGCCCTGGCCCGGAATGCTCCGCACGCTCTACAAAAACGACGAGCGCTTCATCGACGAATACTGGCGCGAGTACTCCGACCCCGACACGGACGAGTGGGTCTACTTCCCGGAAGACGGCGCTAAACTCGACGATGACGGCTACATCACGGTCCTCGGCCGCGTCGACGACGTGATCAACGTCTCCGGTCACCGCCTGGGAACGATGGAGATCGAAAGCGCGATCGTCGGCGTCAGCGGCGTCGCCGAGGCCGCCGTCGTCGGCGGCACGCACGACGTCAAGGGTGAAGCCGTCTACACCTACGTCATCCTCGAAGACGGCCAGGAACCGACCGAGAAGATGCGCGAGCGCGTCGTCGAAGGCGTCGAGGACGCCATCGGCCCGATCGCCCGGCCCGAAGAAGTCATCTTCACGCCCGAACTCCCGAAGACCCGCTCTGGTAAGATCATGCGTCGCCTGCTCGAAGACGTCGCCTCCGGCGCAGAGCTGGGCGACACCTCGACGCTTCGCAACCCCGAGATCGTCGCGGAGATTCAGGCGCAAGTGAACGAGGACTGA
- a CDS encoding ABC transporter permease: MSHGTGGAERTPGETAEDEQRRPTDGHEYRRSSVASLRRLTAAIFEKQLVLLRRYWINTAAMLVTTYIFFAMIFYGGQAVAGPAIEDSLDGIVVGFFLFTATLSAFFGTAANIQSEAQWGTLEQLFMSPHGIGRVMAVKSVWNVALSVAIALILLVVMLVTTGRTLTVDVLTISVVTVLAVCSVLGVGFVFAGLSLLYKRIENVQQLMQFAFIGLIVAPVTNAHWAVGLLPLSMGSAMLQASMSDGQVLWTFPLADLALLVVTAVAYPLVGYLVFRLCVRRARRLGVMGHY, from the coding sequence ATGAGTCACGGCACTGGCGGAGCGGAACGCACTCCAGGGGAGACTGCCGAAGACGAGCAGCGTCGACCGACAGACGGACACGAGTACCGCCGATCGAGCGTCGCGTCACTTCGCCGACTCACGGCAGCTATCTTCGAGAAGCAACTCGTCCTCCTCAGGCGTTACTGGATCAACACGGCGGCGATGCTCGTCACCACCTACATCTTCTTCGCGATGATCTTCTACGGCGGACAGGCCGTCGCCGGCCCGGCCATCGAGGATTCGCTCGACGGGATCGTCGTCGGCTTCTTCCTCTTTACGGCGACGCTCTCGGCGTTCTTCGGGACGGCGGCGAACATCCAGAGCGAGGCCCAGTGGGGCACGCTCGAACAGCTGTTCATGTCGCCACACGGTATCGGCCGCGTGATGGCGGTCAAGTCCGTCTGGAACGTCGCCCTGAGCGTTGCCATCGCCCTGATCCTGCTCGTGGTCATGCTCGTTACGACGGGGCGGACGCTGACCGTCGACGTCCTGACCATCTCGGTCGTGACGGTGCTTGCGGTCTGTTCGGTCCTCGGCGTCGGCTTCGTCTTCGCCGGACTCTCGCTGCTCTACAAGCGCATCGAGAACGTCCAGCAACTCATGCAGTTCGCCTTCATCGGGCTCATCGTCGCGCCCGTGACGAACGCCCACTGGGCCGTCGGCCTGCTCCCGCTCTCGATGGGGAGCGCCATGTTACAGGCCTCGATGAGCGATGGGCAGGTCCTCTGGACGTTCCCGCTCGCCGATCTCGCGCTGCTCGTCGTCACGGCCGTGGCGTACCCGCTCGTGGGCTACCTCGTCTTCCGCCTGTGCGTTCGTCGGGCACGGCGGCTGGGTGTGATGGGCCACTACTGA